From Camelina sativa cultivar DH55 chromosome 5, Cs, whole genome shotgun sequence:
tcgttttttgatTAGCTATGCATTTGATGTCTTTCATGAAATTCTTGGGTAGAGGCATGACGCGACAGTAAGCACGGTACATGCGTTTACAAAGGATCCAGAGCACATTACTAGGAAGGCGGATATTGTGATAGCAGCTGCAGGTATACCTAATTTAGTTCGTGGAAGTTGGCTTAAGCCTGGAGCAGTTGTCATTGATGTTGGAACATGTCCGGTTGAGGTATCTCCCAGTATTCCTTAATTTATCAAAAAGTCTTATATTAATTTCCCACTGGTACAAAAAACTTGAAACTGAATGATTTTAGAGCTAAATGAAGAGAACAAATGTTTGGCCTTTGGATTCTTATATTGTTGCTGTTTAGACATTGGAGGATGATGTGTAATAATATTGCAGGATAGTAGCTGTGAGTTTGGTTACCGTCTTGTTGGGGATGTATGTTACGAGGAAGCGTTAGGTGTAGCCTCGGCTATCACTCCCGTACCTGGAGGAGTCGGACCCATGACGATCGCCATGCTACTATGCAATACTTTGGATGCTGCTAAGCGGATATTCCTCTGATTATGGTATCTCCTGTCtattactataaattttttgaGAATATTAGATAGAAGATTCCATGTTTGTTGGAGTTGATCACAATCTCTTTTAATTTGAACTATTATGTTGCTTTCTTATATAGACCGCAGTTGATGCCATGGTTGATCCTAACTCATCAACATCTTTAGCATCAAGTTCAACAAAACAACCGTTCAGAAATTTGTGTTAATGCAATGTTGTTACTGTTTCATTGGCTTTTACAAGAAGATGAAACCAATTTAGTTATGAATGTTAATGGTAGTTGAATCATTGGAATAATGTTGGTCCTACTAAAAGCAGCTGTGGTAGGAGAGAAAAGTTGCGTATGAAGGAGATGAGATGACTCAAACAAGAGGTGTCACATGAAGGATCACGAAAGATGTGCTTCCCTTCAATATCTATCTATCTACACGGCTTTCACCTTCACATTGTTTGCTTTATTAGTTCGGTTAAGATTCtgttttttctggttttatcagtttttttttttgtaaaactcgaaaaccataatcaaaattatttgtaattcACTCTAATTAAGTTTGGTTTATGATTCCTGTTGTGatgaattaaatcaaaaccaaaacataatgtatagtttctatgaaattaaatatctaaaccAACACAAACCGAACACAATCACTCAATTTCGATTCGGTTTAAGATGTTTTTGGaaaatagtgaaaaaaataaaacaaaaaagaaaaggggaaaaatagGATGCTGATTCCGAGTCTCTAGTTCTATAGAGGAGAGAAcgtctgagagagagagagagaNNNNNNNNNNNNNNNNNNNNNNNNNNNNNNNNNNNNNNNNNNNNNNNNNNNNNNNNNNNNNNNNNNNNNNNNNNNNNNNNNNNNNNNNNNNNNNNNNNNNNNNNNNNNNNNNNNNNNNNNNNNNNNNNNNNNNNNNNNNNNNNNNNNNNNNNNNNNNNNNNNNNNNNNNNNNNNNNNNNNNNNNNNNNNNNNNNNNNNNNNNNNNNNNNNNNNNNNNNNNNNNNNNNNNNNNNNNNNNNNNNNNNNNNNNNNNNNNNNNNNNNNNNNNNNNNNNNNNNNNNNNNNNNNNNNNNNNNNNNNNNNNNNNNNNNNNNNNNNNNNNNNNNNNNNNNNNNNNNNNNNNNNNNNNNNNNNNNNNNNNNNNNNNNNNNNNNNNNNNNNNNNNNNNNNNNNNNNNNNNNNNNNCtgagagagagtttgaaaaatTCTCTGTTTGTAAGCAAAAAATGGTTTGGGAGAAAGAGAAGATCGTCGGAAGTTGTATAGTCGGAGGAGCTGCGTTCGCCGTCGGAGCTTCTTTCCTCCATCTATTCCTTAAAGGCGAGCTTCCGTTAGGATTAGGTTTAGGTTTGTCTTCTCCATGGCGCATTTTGAGAAAACGAAAGCCTGTTCGCGTCTACATGGACGGTTGCTTCGACATGATGCACTACGGCCACTGCAACGCGCTTCGACAAGCTCGTGCTCTCGGTGACCAATTGGTCGTCGGTGTTGTTTCCGACGAAGAAATCATTGCTAACAAAGGACCTCCTGTTACGCCTCTTCACGAGAGGTCTCGAGAGATTTCACAAATTGTTTCTTGTAATtcggatttgtgttttttttgtttaattttgatttttgattttgcgATATGGTTTTTAGAATGACGATGGTGAAGGCTGTGAAGTGGGTGGATGAAGTTATATCTGATGCTCCTTACGCTATTACGGAAGAATTTATGAAGAAATTGTTCGATGAGTATCAGATCGATTACATCATCCATGGTGATGATCCTTGTGTTCTTCCTGATGGATCTGATGCTTATGCACTTGCTAAGAAGGCTGGTCGTTACAAACAGATTAAGCGTACTGAAGGTGTTTCTAGCACTGATATCGTTGGTAATCTCTCATACTTCGTCCCTTCCCATTTCAATTTTGCTCATCCTTGAAATCACATCATGTTTCTAACATTTTAGATTTTGCAATCAGGTCGTATGCTTCTTTGTGTAAGAGAAAGAACCGTTAGTGACACTCATAGTCGTTCTTCTCTGCAAAGGCAATTTAGTCATGGCCATAATAGCCCCAAGTTTGATGATGGAGGTTCTTCTGGTACTCGTGTCTCACACTTTCTTCCTACTTCCCGAAGAATTGTTCAGTTCTCCAATGGCAAGGTATGCAAGTTTTAAGAGTGTCCTGTCCTCAAGCTTTATGTATTGTATACTTGTGTTTCTACCAGTTATTTTACTCAGGCACATAGCATTGATCTTTGAAGGTTTGTATACATACGGCTGTAATATCTGTTGGTTTATGATCTAGTAGGTTGAACAAGTACATGACCCTTGATTTTTAATAGCTATGCAAGTGGCTCAGAGCTTACTgttattttagttgttttgattAA
This genomic window contains:
- the LOC104785603 gene encoding ethanolamine-phosphate cytidylyltransferase gives rise to the protein MVWEKEKIVGSCIVGGAAFAVGASFLHLFLKGELPLGLGLGLSSPWRILRKRKPVRVYMDGCFDMMHYGHCNALRQARALGDQLVVGVVSDEEIIANKGPPVTPLHERMTMVKAVKWVDEVISDAPYAITEEFMKKLFDEYQIDYIIHGDDPCVLPDGSDAYALAKKAGRYKQIKRTEGVSSTDIVGRMLLCVRERTVSDTHSRSSLQRQFSHGHNSPKFDDGGSSGTRVSHFLPTSRRIVQFSNGKGPGPDARIIYIDGAFDLFHAGHVEILRRARELGDFLLVGIHNDQTVSAKRGTHRPIMNLHERSLSVLACRYVDEVIIGAPWEVSRDTITTFDISLVVHGTVAESDDFRKEEDNPYAVPISMGIFEILESPLDITTSTIIRRIVANHEAYQKRNAKKEASEKKYYEQKSFVVGD